CTCTCCTACATCACCAATGTGGACTCCGGCCGGGGACTCATCAAGTGCGGAAGCGCTATCGTGCCTTTTGTGGATCATTTCCCAAAGAACAAGCTCTACCGCTTAATGACCACAAAGCCCTCGGATCTGGCTGCGTGATAGCCCATGGAGAAAATTAAAGAAAAACCGGCGCTGAGTGAGCGTGTCAAAGAGAAAGCTGTATCCGCTCCAAAGGAGCTTTTGCGCAAGATGTTGGATGACGGCTCGGAGCGTCTGCGGACTCAGCTCCGGGATACCGCCCAGCGGGGGCGGCGGGATGAATATGGCGGCGACGCCATTGAGGACACCGCCGCCAGTGGCCTGCACCGCGCCGAAAAGGAACTGCTGAAGCAGCGCAAGAAGAAAAACACGGAGCAGAGCGCGTCACCCCAGGGTGACGCCTCTGCTCCCAGCTCCAACAGCGACGTGCCGCCTGTCATCCGCACCAGAGAAGCCGAAGCGGCGAGGGTAAGCACTCCGCCGCCGCCTGCGCAGGAACAGGCACGGCAGGCGGCTATGAAGCAGGCAATCAAGACAAAGAATGCCTACATCAGCACTCAAGGCGGGACCGCCGTAACGGAAGTGCCGGAGCCGCAACGGCAGGGCCAGCAGGCGTTCATTCAGGAGCAGGGCCGCAAAGCGTCCCGCCAGCAGGCACAGCGCAGGCAGGCAGAGCAGCGGTTCCGACACCAGGATGATCTGCGTGGAGATTCGCTGCGTACGGAAGGTTTCAAGCCAACCAGCAGGGGCAGAATCAAAGAGCGCGGCGGCATCCAGCAGCCAAAGAAGCACCAACTCCCCGAACCGAAAACGCCAAATTACGCTGCGGGGATCGCGCCAAAAGCGCGTGAGGGCAGCAAATCTGCGGTGTTGTCCGCCGAACAGGCCGTGCGCTCCTCCACCGTCCATGCGACTGCGGCTGGAACACACGCTGCCAGAGAAGCGGCCATGCAGATGGCCAAGCGGCAGCAGATGACAAAAGCGGCAGAAACCGCAACGCAGAAAACCGCGCAGGCGGCGGGCCGCGCGCTGCGCTCCATCATTGCCGCTGCCCAGAGCTTACTTGCGGCAATAGCGGCTGGTGGGAGCACAGTTGTAGCCATGGTGCTGGTGATTTGTCTGATTGGACTTCTGATCGTGTCGCCTTTTGGGATCTTTTTCTCCGGAGAGGACAGCGGCACCGGCTACACCATGCCGGAAGCTGTCAGCGTATTGAACGGCGAGTTCGCCGCCCGGATCGAGCAGATCAAGACAGAGAACCCCTACGATGAACTGGACATGGACAACGCTGGCAGCGCCGCCATGATTTCCAACTGGCGGGATGTGCTGGCTGTTTATGCTGTGCGGACCACCACGGACAACGCTTCACCGGATGAGGTCGCCACACTGACCGAAGAAAAAATGGAGATCCTTCGTGAAATCTTCTGGGACATGAACGCCATCACTTATTGGACGGAAATAGTACCAGGCGGCAAAGATGAAGCGGATACGGTCATTTTGCATATCATCGTCACAATAAAAACGCACCTGCAAATGGCGGATGAATACCAATTCAACACGGAACAGCGCAGATTGTTAGAGGAACTCATGCAGCCGAAATATCAGGAACTGTTCATGGTTTTGACGGGAAGTTATCAGGACATTGAACTGAGTCCCGACGAGGTGGCAAAGATCATAGAAAATCTCCCCGCCAATCTCAGCGAGAATCGCAAGCAAGTAGTTCTGACGGCGTATCAACTCTTGGGCAAAGTTCATTATTTCTGGGGAGGAAAGTCATTGATTATTGGCTGGGACAGCCGCTGGGGAATGCCGATGAAAGTTACTGCCGAAGGAAGCTCCACCACCGGCACTGTGCGGCCCTTCGGACTGGATTGTTCAGGAATGGTGGATTGGGTATTCTACAACCAGAGCGGCGGACAATACGTCATTGGGCATGGCGGCGGGGCCACTGCGCAGCACAGCTACTGTACGCCTATTGCTTGGAGTGACGCCCAGCCGGGAGACCTTGCCTTTTATCCGGGTGACAGCCATGTCGGCATTGTTTGCGGCTTTGACAGCGGCGGTAATATCATGATCATCCACTGCGCCAGTGGCGCGAATAATGTGGTGGTGACTGGGAAGATCGGCTTCACCTCGATTGGCAGGCCAGAGTATTTTGCGGATTGAGAAATGTGCGCATGGAGATGAGTTCATAGTTGATTGCTATCATGCTCCATGATATACAGAGAAAGGCAGGGAGCCTCAATAGAGGCTCCCTGCCGCTTGGGTTCTTACTTGCCCTGATAGGCTCTGAAAAGGAAAGTAACGATTTGTGCGCGGGTGCAGCTATTGTCTGGCCCGAACAGGCCATTGCCGATGCCGTTGGTCACGCCATTTTCCACGGCCCATGCCACAGCGTTTGCATAGTAGCTATCGGTAAGAACATCGCTGAACTCTGCCTTGCTATCGACCAGCTTACCAATGGCACGGAACAGGAAAGTCACGCTCTGGGCACGGGTGCAGGTCGTGTCGGGGCTGAACTTGCCGTCACCGGTACCGGTGGTGATGCCCTCGCTCAGCGCCCAGCGGACAGCTTCGGCGTAGTACGCGTCCTCGGCAACATCTGTCATGTTCATAGCGTAATTCACCACGGGAGAACCGGCCGCACGCCACAGGAAGGTGACGATCTGTGCGCGGGTGCAAGGCTGGTTCGGCCCAAAGAGGCCGTTGCCGATACCGCCGGTGATGCCGTTCTTCGCCGCCCACAAAACCGCGTCAGCATAATAGCTGTTGGCGGGAACATCGGCAAAATAGTCAGCCGCGGTTTTCTCCGGCGCAAAGGTCGCACTTACCGTGACCTTGCCGGCAGGCATTTTGAAAGTGTACTTGCCGTTGCCCTTGTCGGTCAACTTCAATTCATTGCCGTTCTTGTCGGTAACGGTGAGGTCATCCAGTTTGAAACCATCGTCCGGCTTGACGGTGATTGTCACGGTATCACCACGCTCGGCGTAGCGGCGGTTTGCTGTCACTGTGCCGTTCCGGATGTCCTCGCCCACCTCGATGGCGTAAGTCGGGTCGCTATCGTCGCCACCGGAGCTTCTCCGAACCAGAGCATTGATAGCGTCCTCAATGGCCTGCGCCATAGCGTCTACTTCGGCCTGCTCTGCCTTGCTCTTGGTTCTGTCAACAGCGTAAATCGCCTTTTCTACATCAGCATAGTTCGAGTAAAGGTTGCTGTCGATTGCTTTTGCAGCAGCGATGGCGGCATCGACAGCGGTGTAGTCGGCCAAAATGTTATTATCATCCCATGCAAAGGTCGGATGCTTGATACCGGCTACCCATCCAATGCCTGCACCGGCATGATCTTGAAGGCCAGTGAGAACATCTGTGGAGGTGAAGTTGGATTCAGCAGTGCCGCACGATGACTGGTCAAAGGTCGGGTCGGCACCCGCAGTACCTGCATTCAAATCAACCACCAGCTTAACAACGGCTAAGTAATTGCCTTTATTATCAGGATATGTTTCTTCATCAAGCGTTACACCATCAGGAGGGGTATCCGGCCAGATGCAGTTTGTAATACGGGGTGTTGCAACGGCAGCAATCCAAGTAACATTCCCCGGCTCTTTGCTGGTAATGTCCTTTGTCGCAACCAGACAGTTTCTGATTGTTACGCCGGGTTCTCCGTAAAAATCAAAGTTTGCGCCGAGAATACCACCTACAGCTGAGTAGATATTATCGCAGGAAACAGAACCACCAAACCAGCAATCAGTAATCGACGAATTGCCTGAAGAGTTTTCCCACTGGCCAATCAATCCTCCCACGGTATCAGCATGCTCGAAACTGCCTTCTGTACTAACAACCGCAGCATCCGAGCCGCAGCCTTTTACTTGTGTACTCCAAGTGCATTGACCAATCAGTCCACCAACCATCTTGTCGCCAACATTGTTTTCTATTCTTCCGCTTGTATAGCAGTTTTCAACTGTGCCGCCATTGACCCAATCTGCCAAAATGCCGGCAAGTAACGAACCATCATTTGAGGCAATATCAGCGTCTATAACAAGTAAATTCTTTAATGTACCACCGTCAGAAACAACTCCGAATAGTCCATTTCGAATAAGTTCGTCACCAGTAGAGTGATGATGCAGATTCATGATTTTATGATGCTGTCCATCAAAAGTACCAGCAAAAAATCTTCCCTGGTTACTGCCATCTCCAATGGGAGTCCACTGGGAGCCGGATAAGTCGAGGTCATTATCTAAGTAAATCGTTTTCCCTTTAAATGATACAGATGCAGTTTTGTCATTGACTAACTGTGCTAAACCGGCCAACTGTTCGGCAGTGGTGAAACGGTATTCAGTGTCCGTCTCATGGTCGGTGTACCAGCTTGTATCTGCCGTACCGTTCCATGTGGCAGCGCTATTCTCTGCCGCCAGCGCTGCCGTTGGCAACAGCGTAAAACACAATGCCAGAATAAGCAGCAGACTTCCGATGCGTTTTTTCATGGTGTATCCTCCTTTGTATGATGGTCAAAATTTTCTTCATGCCCGCCTGACCGCAGCGGGCAAAGTCCACAGGTTACAGAACGGTATCATCCCGTGGGTACCCACGGGATGAGGGGCGCGCCCCTCATCATAAGTTTTTCGCTTCATACTAATTCATAATAATTATATCCGCATTTTTGCAAAATGTAAATCGTTCTAAAGTATGAGGATGGATAAAATTTTTGAATATGCTACTCGCCTTCACGTTTTACAACATTCAGCCATTTCTTTTTCCATGTGTTAGGGTGGATCAGCAGGGTTGGCTTCCCCAACGCAAGGGCATAGGCCATTCATAGGTGCCGTTTTTGCGCTGATTT
This window of the Dysosmobacter acutus genome carries:
- a CDS encoding C40 family peptidase, with the protein product MEKIKEKPALSERVKEKAVSAPKELLRKMLDDGSERLRTQLRDTAQRGRRDEYGGDAIEDTAASGLHRAEKELLKQRKKKNTEQSASPQGDASAPSSNSDVPPVIRTREAEAARVSTPPPPAQEQARQAAMKQAIKTKNAYISTQGGTAVTEVPEPQRQGQQAFIQEQGRKASRQQAQRRQAEQRFRHQDDLRGDSLRTEGFKPTSRGRIKERGGIQQPKKHQLPEPKTPNYAAGIAPKAREGSKSAVLSAEQAVRSSTVHATAAGTHAAREAAMQMAKRQQMTKAAETATQKTAQAAGRALRSIIAAAQSLLAAIAAGGSTVVAMVLVICLIGLLIVSPFGIFFSGEDSGTGYTMPEAVSVLNGEFAARIEQIKTENPYDELDMDNAGSAAMISNWRDVLAVYAVRTTTDNASPDEVATLTEEKMEILREIFWDMNAITYWTEIVPGGKDEADTVILHIIVTIKTHLQMADEYQFNTEQRRLLEELMQPKYQELFMVLTGSYQDIELSPDEVAKIIENLPANLSENRKQVVLTAYQLLGKVHYFWGGKSLIIGWDSRWGMPMKVTAEGSSTTGTVRPFGLDCSGMVDWVFYNQSGGQYVIGHGGGATAQHSYCTPIAWSDAQPGDLAFYPGDSHVGIVCGFDSGGNIMIIHCASGANNVVVTGKIGFTSIGRPEYFAD
- a CDS encoding S-layer homology domain-containing protein, producing MKKRIGSLLLILALCFTLLPTAALAAENSAATWNGTADTSWYTDHETDTEYRFTTAEQLAGLAQLVNDKTASVSFKGKTIYLDNDLDLSGSQWTPIGDGSNQGRFFAGTFDGQHHKIMNLHHHSTGDELIRNGLFGVVSDGGTLKNLLVIDADIASNDGSLLAGILADWVNGGTVENCYTSGRIENNVGDKMVGGLIGQCTWSTQVKGCGSDAAVVSTEGSFEHADTVGGLIGQWENSSGNSSITDCWFGGSVSCDNIYSAVGGILGANFDFYGEPGVTIRNCLVATKDITSKEPGNVTWIAAVATPRITNCIWPDTPPDGVTLDEETYPDNKGNYLAVVKLVVDLNAGTAGADPTFDQSSCGTAESNFTSTDVLTGLQDHAGAGIGWVAGIKHPTFAWDDNNILADYTAVDAAIAAAKAIDSNLYSNYADVEKAIYAVDRTKSKAEQAEVDAMAQAIEDAINALVRRSSGGDDSDPTYAIEVGEDIRNGTVTANRRYAERGDTVTITVKPDDGFKLDDLTVTDKNGNELKLTDKGNGKYTFKMPAGKVTVSATFAPEKTAADYFADVPANSYYADAVLWAAKNGITGGIGNGLFGPNQPCTRAQIVTFLWRAAGSPVVNYAMNMTDVAEDAYYAEAVRWALSEGITTGTGDGKFSPDTTCTRAQSVTFLFRAIGKLVDSKAEFSDVLTDSYYANAVAWAVENGVTNGIGNGLFGPDNSCTRAQIVTFLFRAYQGK